AACCTTAAATcggtttattttcttttcaacctTTGCTGTatttggtgcaaaatgcagATGTGTTGATAATATTTTCTTCTAATTTACAGGCTGTTTCTATATTTCTGACACGGATGGGGACCCAAGCACCATCGGTGGATTTCCTGAATAAAACCTAAATTCTTCTCCTGAGAGGAACTGCAAGCAAACATTAGCTGCCATGCGTATCAGTTTCTGCCAGGCCCTGTTAACTGGTGCCATCATCCTCAACCTCCTCATCCTTTACTATGTGTCCCGGGCCCAGCAGCAAATGATGGACAAGAGGAAAGAGCTTGGGAGGGGCACTCGGAAGGCTTCCCTCCCAGCCTCCAGTCTTGGAGGGGGCTTGGGAGTACTCATAGGAGCTGGTGATCCCGGGGTGGGTGGAGTCGAAGGGCACAGTCGGACCCCACGTGTGACGGTTCTTCTTCGGGAGTTTGAAAACTTTGAGAATTACGTCGGGGACGTGGCGAATTCCTTCCTGCGGCAGAGACCTGAGCTTCCCttcctggctgtgtctgacacGTCTCCATACCCTCCGCTGGTGCTTCCGGATGGGGCTCGGCTCTTGGTACTCTCTCCCAGTCCGGACCAGCCGCCGCAAGCACACAGGCCGGAGTTTCATGTCCAGACAGAGTTTGTGCTGCTGGTTCCTGATGGCGTGGAGCTGGAGCAACCCCGGGCTGTCGAGCGGCTGATCAGGGAGTTGGAAGGAGAGGGCGGGGGTCCTGTGAGGCTCGTGGCTGCTCCTGTGCTCGCCCGGTCTGCTGTGCAGTGTCTTCATCTGCGGGTGAACCTCAGAGAGTGGACAGCCACCTACTCCCCTGCTGCTTCTGGAAGCAGCGGGAGTGTTTGCACAGCTCTCCAGGGCGATGCCGTCGTCCTCATCCGCACTGAGGACCTGTTTAACCTCTCTGTTCCTCTGGGGCGACCGCTCTTCTCCTCGCTTTTCGTTCAGACTGCCTTGAGAGGCTGGAAGGTCAAGCTGCTGGAGAGCCCCTGTTTCTCCGCAAACCATCGGCCACTCTTCAGTTCAGCCCACAACCAGTGGAAAGCCGACACCCGCCTGAAGGAGGCCACGGGACAGCTCATGAGGAGCTTTGGTCTGAGGCGCCTCATGCTCCCTGAAGGGAAGGAGCAGTGGTACGGCTGCAGCAAGGAGACGCCTCGCTGCTTCGGCACCGTGCACGATGACACTCCAGACTATCTGTATCTGGACCGCTGGACACCTCCGTGCTGTCTGCGAGCTCTCAGAGAAACCACCAAATACGTTGTTAATATTTTGGAGAGCTCGGGTGTTCGCTACTGGCTGGAGGGCGGCACCCTGTTGGGCGCCGTTCGCCATCAGGACATCATCCCGTGGGATTACGATGTGGATCTGGGTATCTATCTGGAGGACATACCCAACTGTGACCACCTGAAGAACCTGGACTCGGGCTCTCTGGTGGATGCTAATGGCTACGTGTGGGAGCGCGCAGTGGAGGGAGACTTTTACAGGGTCCAGTACAGCGAAGCCAACCACCTGCACGTGGACCTGTGGCCGTTCTACTCGCGCAACGGCGTCATGACCAAAGACACGTGGACCGAGCACAAACAAGACACCGAGTTCCCCGAACACTTCCTGCAGCCACTGGTGCCCATGACCTTCGCTGGCATCACGGCGTACGGCCCCAACAACCACAGAGCCTTCCTGGAACTGAAGTTTGGAGAGGGGGTGATTGAAAACCCCCAGTACCCCAACCCTGCCAAAAAGAGACTGGACAGGAGCAAATTATAGGTGGTAGAGGAAGGTTCaagg
The sequence above is a segment of the Salarias fasciatus chromosome 14, fSalaFa1.1, whole genome shotgun sequence genome. Coding sequences within it:
- the LOC115400562 gene encoding fukutin-related protein, translated to MRISFCQALLTGAIILNLLILYYVSRAQQQMMDKRKELGRGTRKASLPASSLGGGLGVLIGAGDPGVGGVEGHSRTPRVTVLLREFENFENYVGDVANSFLRQRPELPFLAVSDTSPYPPLVLPDGARLLVLSPSPDQPPQAHRPEFHVQTEFVLLVPDGVELEQPRAVERLIRELEGEGGGPVRLVAAPVLARSAVQCLHLRVNLREWTATYSPAASGSSGSVCTALQGDAVVLIRTEDLFNLSVPLGRPLFSSLFVQTALRGWKVKLLESPCFSANHRPLFSSAHNQWKADTRLKEATGQLMRSFGLRRLMLPEGKEQWYGCSKETPRCFGTVHDDTPDYLYLDRWTPPCCLRALRETTKYVVNILESSGVRYWLEGGTLLGAVRHQDIIPWDYDVDLGIYLEDIPNCDHLKNLDSGSLVDANGYVWERAVEGDFYRVQYSEANHLHVDLWPFYSRNGVMTKDTWTEHKQDTEFPEHFLQPLVPMTFAGITAYGPNNHRAFLELKFGEGVIENPQYPNPAKKRLDRSKL